In the genome of Candidatus Electrothrix rattekaaiensis, the window CTTCTACCTCCCCGATAAATCCAGTTACGATTTCACTGCCCACGCTGCTATTCATCTACTCTCTCCGATCCACTTCTCATTATATCCGTATAGATGAGAGTAATTGTTCACCGTCAAAAAGTTGGACCACTTCCTCTTTCTCACCAGAATGATACACCGCTGAACCGGTCAAAAAACCGGACAGAACAATCTGCTCAGTTTTTCTCTCTTCCTCGGTCTCCTCCTTTCTGTACAACATACGGGTTGCCGTGATACGATCAACAACAACTGCAGTCTTCACCTCTCCGTTATAAATAACTATAACCGCACGATTTTTTTTCCTGTTTGACCTTTTGGAAATATTAAAATAAAGTGCAACATCGGTAACAGAGACTATTTCGCCACGTATATTGGTCACCCCTTGAACCCACTCAGGCAAAAAAGGCAAAGGACGGACACTCTCCAATTCTCCTACTTCAACAACCAATGATAAAGGCAACGCCAATCGCCTGTCACCAAGGTCGAAACATATATGTCTTCCGATTTCCTGCTGCTTATCGTCAGAAGTACTTTTCAGACCGTCGCCGTATTCCAGCACGGCCTCTGTTATTTCCTGATCAATATTGCGCAGCAATTCCAAAAGATCAGAAGAAGAGTCCACTCGGCCGCTCATATCGTTACTCATTGTCATTCTCGAATAATTCGAAAGAATCAGGAGAGAAGCTGAGTTACCGCCTCCAACACTTGGTCGGTATTAAAAGGCTTTGTCAGGTATACGTTAGCTCCCTGTTTTTTGCCCCAGAATTCATCCGACTTCTGATTTTTGCTGGTCAACAGAATAACCGGTATATTCTCAAGTTCGGGTATAGATTTAATTTTCCTACACGCCTGAAATCCATTCATTTTCGGCATAACAACGTCAAGAATAATGAGCTCAGGCTTTTCCGCTATAGCCATTTCTACACCTGCCTCACCATCGCTGGCAGTGACAACATTATATTCAGGTGTATTAAACACATCAGTTATCAATTTAAGCTCTGTTGGACTGTCATCAACAATCAGTAATTTCCTCGCAGACATATTTTCCCTTTTTTATTTTGTTTAAAAAATCAATAAAATATTACTTTCCGTAACTGTCAATCAGCTGGTGGTTCGGCTGGTGGTTCGGCATTCGCGCCGTCTTTGACAATGATCGAGTTCACCATATCAATAAGCTCGGTAGGCTTAAACGGTTTCGTCAGATAAGCACTGGCGGCAGACAGTCTCCCCTTCACCTTATCAATTATCCTGTTTTTGCTTGTCAACATAACAACAGGTATATCCCTCGTATCACTATTCTTTTTAAGGATAGACAAGACTCGATATCCGTCAATCTTAGGCAGCATGATATCAAGCAGAACGAGATCCGGACGCTCCTCATTCAACCTGCTTAATGCCTCTACACCGTCAGCAGCTTCAACAACTCGAAAAGCACCGCTCGTCAGGGTCATCTTAATAACCTTCCTCGTTGTCGGGCTGTCTTCGACAACCAAAATCGTTTTACAGGAGGAACGATTAGTGATTAAACGTTTTTCTTTTCTTTCCTTCTGCTCATGCCAACTGTTTTTTGCTTCGCTTTCTCCTGATTCCTGTTTTAGATTCGAGGCGATATACTCAACAATTTCACTGACTTGACCGGAAACCTTCTTGTATTTACTCTCAACCTGAACAATGGGCAACAAAAGATCGAAATACGTCAATGCCTTTTCAAAATCATTCAAATTGAGATAAGCGGTTCCCGCATAGTAGAGCAATCTCGGATTTACTTCATCAGCCAAGACTCGTTCAAAACGTTTCGCAGCCTGCTGAACCATCTTCCGTTCTACCTTATAGGGATCAATTTGGGAAAGCGTTGAAGAGTCGGAAAGGGCATTTGACCTACAATACGGGCAAAAAACAGCGTGTTGCTCCATAGGAGCGTAGCAAAAAGGGCACCGAATAATTTTCCCGCTCCCCACAAAGAGACGCGCTTTTTCAACGTCTTCAAGGATATGCGGCTCTTTAGGGGAACATTTATATGCCTCCCCCAATGCCTTTTTAATTTTCGGTAATTCTGTCAACGAACGTGAAAGCCACAACCAGCCTTGGGCACTCTGTCGGTTATCGCGAACAAAGTCCATAAGCTTCTTCTGGGCCTTTTTCAGTTCCAGCCGTTCACAGAGTTTGATCCCTTCATCCAGCAGCTCTTGCCGGGGTACTGTATCAGGTTCTACATCATCGCCCTGATTATCTTTCTGAATCATAGCGTTGATCAGTAGGTTCTGATTGCTTTTATGCACCCTTCTGACCACATCGGCTTTGAGGGTACAGCTACTGACCTGAACCCCTTCCATGCTGAGCAGTTTGAGCACAGCTTCTTCACCGATCAGTTTGCCACAAACAGCATCATAGATTTTTCCCTGGACAAGAAAAAGACTCCCTTTGTACTCAGGACATTTATTCTCAATGCAATGGTCAATATCCTGGTGCTCACCGCAATTATGGACATCCAGACGACAAGTCGTCTCTTCTGTTTCCATCAGCTGTACAATACCGACAACGGAAAACTTGCCTAAATCGCCTTTTTTCTGCTGCGTTTTTAAACCTCTAATAATCGCATCGGCAAGTTCTTCGGAGGCCAGCGGTTTTTTAAACACCTGAAATGCCTTCCCCATTAATCTGGTCTTTAGCTCTGGCAGATCATAGGAGGTAATAACTATCCTCGGTATATCAGAATGTTTTTTTTGAATATACGATAAAAGCTGAAAGCCATCCCCACCAGGCATAACCAGATCAGTAATAACAAGTGAGATATCGCCCCGATCAACCTGTCTGACTGCCTCCTTAATATCATAAGCATGTGATATTTGAAATATTTTCCTATAATCACCCAATGTAGAATCTACGATCTCATGGATCATTTCATCGTCATCTACTAACAATACCTTTTTCATTGAACAGCTCTTATACGTTTGCCTTTAAACAAGAAAACACCCGTTTCGTTTCTTCATTTGGCTGAATCTGGAACATTCCACGAGAGCAATCAGTATTTACCAAGAGACTTTCTTAGCTTTCTGAAAATTTGAAAAACAATAGAGCAATCAGCATTAAAAAAATATCCATTTTATCAACAATACCTTCGCCAAAATATATTTTGTCCTGTTTTTTCCAGAAAAGTCATTTCGGTAACAACCCAAAACGTACCATGCACTTTTAGCCGTTTTTTCATTTTTTCTTTCATCTACCATGCCATGCTTTCGTAGCATACGGCAACATTAGTTGCCGAGCATTTTAATAAAAATTAATTTATTTATAAAACAACAAAAATTAAATTTGTCAAATAAATTCACTGTATTTCAATATTTAATCCCGCCACAACTCCTTCCTCAGAACAAACATCAGGCACAATCAAAAAAATCAATGCGTTAGTCCCTGATAATCCAATGTTAAAAAAATAAAATTGAGTATAAAATACTATACTACACCGAGACTACAGATAAAAAGGCTACCAACGTAAGCCGGGACGAATCCCGGCGGCAATATCATTAGATTCAACCATACACGTTAGGCCTATGGCCGTTAAAAAATATTGATCGACAAAACGCAATATGAGTGATCATCCAATAACATCTAACCAGAAATAAAACCTTTTTTTTTTCTTGTATATAAATCTTGAGCGCGGTAAAATATATCAATAAATTTATAAATTGTCCGCCTGCATTTCAACAATAAAGGAGTCTCCGATGAAAAAGAAAACGCTCAGTGCCTGTATCATGGCGGCACTATTAACTGCTGGCATTGCAAGCACACAGGCAGCGGCAGGTATACTTGCTGAAGGCAACATCTCTGTTTACAAGGATGGCAATTTGTCTGGCACCATAACCGGACAAAACCCTGTTGACGAGGAAGCATTGTTGGTTTGCAATGATAAATGCATGATCAAAACAACTGGAATTTCAATAGTCGGCGCAACAGGAACAGAGCTTGCTGTCAAAAATGATCAAAAACAATTCAACCTACTTCTTAAACAAGGACAGCTTGATTTCATCCTCAGCGGTGCTATAGGAAAAATAGGGTTTTATACTGCTGACAGGCAGTACACCAGTGCAGATGTTATTTTCAATGCAAATGCAACCTCCCCGGTTCGCGGCTACATGCAGGTAACCCCTGAAGGAAAGACTAAGATCGGCGTTTACGAAGGGCGGTTAGTTTTTGATACCGTAGAAGGTGCTAAGACTGTTGACAGCAATAACTATATTCTTCTTGCTCAGGCTGATATTGGCGGGTCGGAAAATTTAAACGAAACAGGCACTGCGACAGATAATGGTGATTGGGAATGTAACAGTGACAATATAGGACGACTGTGCGATAAGGACAACTCAGATTGGTACTGTAACGATAGCAATCTAGGCAAGGAATGTGATGATGGCATTGCTGCAGGAGCTTCGTGGAGTAATGAAGCCATTATCAGCGGCACTGTTGTAGCAGGTGCTGCTGCTTGGGGCGTTTATGAGTATTTAGATGACGATGATGACGATAATCCTGCGTCGACCACGGCTGGTAGCAACGGCAATGGCCCGGCAGAGACTACACCTCCCTCTCAGACACCTTCGGGAACTGCACCGAACAACAGGGCCAGCGATAATGCTGCTCCTCCTGCGGCACCGCGTTATCCCAGCCCGAATCGTTAACCCTCTTTAGAGCTTACCATAGGAGGTTGTCATACTTGGCAACCTCCTCGATTTTCCATTTATACCTAATCCATTACATTTTCAGTCTCAGCCTTTACCTAAATTTATTTAAAATGGTCTTCCAAAAAAAAATCCTGTGCCTATTAGTTGCTCTTATAGTAATGCTCTGCGGGTGTGCCAATGAGCAGTTTGAGAGTAATGTTGAACTCGAAGACTTTACTCAACAAGATGACCAACTGGCCAAACGGACTGTTGAACAAAATATGTTCGATTCGGTACTCACAGCTCCTCCGGAAGAAGCTGAATCCAAACTGGGGCCGGGTGACCTTCTTACTGTTAACGTCCTTGAGTCGGAAGAACTCAACACAGAAACTCGCGTCAGCTCAAGAGGTCACATAAGCCTTCCCATCCTTGATCAGGTGGATGTACTTGGCCTCACAGCAGCAGAAGCGGAAGAAAAAATTGAACAGCTTCTCAAAGAAAAATATTTAAATGATCCTCATGTTTCTGTTTTTGTAAAAGAAAAGATAAGCGACCAAATAACTCTAAGTGGAGCTTTCACTACACCTGGCAACTACGATTATATTTCAGGTCGCCGTCTGCTTGATATTATTGCTGTTGCCCAAGGAGTCACTGCGGATGCAGCAGCCATAGCCTATCTGTCTCGAAAAGATAACAAAAACGGAGGAGTAAAAAATTATATAATTGATCTTGATGCACTTATAAAGCGTGGTGATATGAACTATAATGTAGCCATCGCAGGCGGTGATGTCATATTTGTCCCGGAAGCCGGGAAATGCTTTATAGATGGTGCAGTAAGAAAGCCGGGCACCTACTCTCTGAAAGGAGAAATGACCATCACTGAGGCAATTGTCTTGGCAGGAGGACTGACAGCCTATGCTGATAACGACAAAATTAAACTCATTCGCTATACCGGAGAAGGGAAACGTAATATTATGAGCCTGAGCTTCAGCGAGTTACAAGAAGGGATTGGCAATAGCATCAAGCTCCAAGATCAAGATGTTGTTTATGCAGAATCAAGTACTTCCGGGCTGTTGTCAACAGGACTGGGATTTGATCTCGGTTTTATGGGAACCGGTATTAATTACCGCAATCCATCTGTTGACAGGCGACAGTGAACAACGAACTCAAATTTCAAAAAACTGCTCAGTACACTGTACTTTTTCTGCTCGGGACAATTCCTTTTCTTTTCGGAGCAGTGCATCCTATTGTCACAGGAGTATACACCTCGTTCATCATCCTTATTTTAGGAGGGTGGTTACTCCTCAACACTAGGTACTTCTCAAAAAGCCAGCTATTTTCTGCTGGCCATATTCTGTTTTTTTTCTTTATTTTCTGGATAATAATCTCTATTATTCCCATACCAATGAGCTGGCTCGGATTACTCTCTCCAGCACGCGCCTCCTTTTTGCAAACCGCAAATCAACTGGCAGAAACTGACATTCATTATGCGCCATTGGGATATAATAGTAATTCAGTAATACTTACAGCATCCCTTCTTATTGCGTTGTATCTCTATGCACTCAGTCTCGCAATTTTACTTAAAGCGGATCGGTCCTTTCTTCAAAAACTCCTTTTTATTTGTATCGGCGTTGGTCTACTGGAAGCTGTATACGGTCTGCTGCAAGCGACAAATTCACACCTCGGTGTGCTTTGGTTAAACGATATCAGGCAATTCAAAGGAATGGCACGGGGAACCATAATTTACAAAAATCAATATGCCGCTCTTCTAAACATGATTTGGCCTCTTGCTGTTGGAGCAGCACTTCTCCGCTTCAAAGCCGTGCCTCAAAAACAATCCACCTCTCTAAAAAAAAACAACCCTAAAAGAAAGCGTACAAAAAAACGATCTCCCACAGACCATATAGTCAACCGACGCCTCCGAGGATTCCTGCTTCTTTTTTTCGCCTCTATCATTATGCTGGCAGTCCTGTTTTCTCAGTCCAGGGGAGGTATTATTTCCATGATCCTTATACTGTCAATGCTCCTTGCTACCCTTCCTGTCAGCCCCAAAAACAAACTTCTTCTCTCGGGCTTTTTTGTACTCTTCACAATCTCATACGGTTCTATCATCGGTTTCACTTCTGTACTCGAACGTTTTATGCTTATCCAACAAGGCGGACAGACTAGGGTCAACATCTGGTTATCCAGCCTCCCTATGCTTCGTGATCATCTGCTGGTCGGTACAGGAATCGGCTCTTATATTTTACTTTCTGCTGTCTACCTTAAACAATTCCCTGAAAACATTACCTTTGACAGAGCACATAATGACTATCTGGAATTTGCCATTGAACTGGGCCTGCCTCTTGCGCTCTTTTTTTTCTGTACTCTTAGCGTATTTCTCTTTCTGCAAATAAAAAAAATCTGGTTCTATACAAAAAAAAAGCTCTACAAGCTTCCTTCACCTACTGTTATTTCACTTGTCTCAATCGCCGCAATTATCGGCTTCATCATACATGGTACAGTTGATTTCGGCTGGCGTCTGCCTGCCAATTTGCTGTATTTTACCACCTTGTTTGTTCTGCTTCAGTATGGCAGCCAATTTCCCTCACATGTTGCCAAGAATAAATCATAGCGAAGAGCGAAGACAATTGAATAAAATTCTTGGTGTAAAAACTGCAAAAGCGGTATCCTGTACAAACCTGCAGCCAATTATTACAGCGCACGCATAACTCAATCTTCACTTAATCAAAAAATTCAGGTAATATTTTCATTCTTTATCAGAAACGATCAAATAACTGTTATGAACCAACCACAGTCAAATGACTCCGAACGACAAATAATTATCGGTCCCGCCAGAGGCCACCAAAATCTTCCCTCAGTCGACTATCAGGAATCAGTCGCTCCGATGGAAGATGAAGAAATTCATTTACGAGATTACCTTGATGTTCTTATTCGTCGCAAATGGGTTGTATTTCTCTGCCTTCTCTTTATTTTTTCCGCTACAACGCTGTTTACCCTGACAAGCACCCCGCTGTTTCAAGGAAAAGGAACACTGAAGGCCTCAGCCTCGCAAGGTCAGGTAACCAGCTTTGAAGACACCCAGACAAACGTGCTTAAGTCCATGGAGTTCCAGCAGACCCAAGTCAATCTCCTAGAAAGTGAGCAGTTGTCTCTACGTCTCATCGACAAACTTGACCTCTTAAACAATCCTTTTTTTAACAAAGACATCAAGAGCGGGCAAAGTGATGACGCATCGTTTGCATCTCTTGTTCAACTCACCCTCTCTTCCATCCGTAACTTCATCCGCTTCAGCTCGGAAGCGAACAACAGTTTGGATGAGGAAGGAAAAAATCGTCTGCTCACCGATGACGCTGTCAAAAAACTGCAAGATGACCTGAAAATATCTCCTGTACGCAACAGTGAACTCATAGAACTCAGTTTTGAATCACCGGACCCACAACTCTCCGCCGCTGTGGTGAATACCGCTATGGAGGAATTTGTCCAGATGCTCATGGACACGAATATCGAATCATCCCAAACCGCTGCCCAGTTCCTTGAAAAGGGAATACTGGCAGCCCAGATAAAACTGGAAAAATCTGAAAAAGAACTTAATAATTTTTCGCGGCAAGCAGGTCTGGTTTCTATGGATCCAAAGCTTAATCTGATTATGCGGCAATTGGAAGAACTCAACGATGCCTTGGCAAAAGCCCGCGCGGAACGTATCGGCAAAGAATCGCTCTATCAGCAAGCCATCAGTAAGGAGAACCAAAACCTCCCTCAGATCCTGCAGGATGATCTCATTAAAAATCTTAAGGCGGAATATTCCCTCTTGGCAGGAGAATATGAAGATCTTTCTACGACCTTCAAACCTGCGTATCCCAAGATGCGGCAGCTCCAAGCTAAAATTAATGATATTAAGGGACGGCTACGGGAAGAGAAACTTTTTATTATTGAATCAATAAAAAACGATTACGAAGCTGCCCGAAAAAAGCAAGAGTACTTGGAGGTTCAAGCGCAGGAACAGAAAAAAAGGGCTATTGAACTCAATGACAAGGCCACCCAGTACAAAATACTTCTTCGGGAAACTGAAAGCAATAAAAACATCTATGAAACCCTCTTGCAACGAGCGAAAGAAATTGAGGCAACGGTAGGCTCTGCTGTCACAAATATTAATATTGTAGATCGTTCCAGAGTACCTCTGTATCCTTCCAGCCCCAAAGTAGCCCGTAATTTACTTTTAGGTTTGTTGCTGGGGTTGTTCGCCGGTATAGGCCTAGCCTTCCTTTTGGAATATTTTGACGATACCATTAAAAGTCCTGAAGAACTCATCGAAAGATTTCATATCCCCGTACTCGGCCTCATCCCTTTTGACAAGGAATGCGTCAATAAACGTAAGGATATGGCGTTGAAATCATATACAGATCCGCGTTCACCTGTTGCTGAATCAATTCGCACAGCGATCACCTCAATTGATCTCTCCGCAGCTGGGCACCCACCCAAAACTATCCTTGTAACCAGCATTCTGCCTGGTGCCGGTAAAAGCTCCCTGTCCACCAACACAGCACTCTCCTACCTATCTAGCGGAGATAACTGTCTCATCATTGACGTAGATTTGAGAAAGCCCAGCCTTCATCGTGTGTTTGATGCGGAACGTAAAGGAGAGGGACTTTCCAGTGTTCTCAGCGGAATCAGCACACTGAAAGAGGTTATTCAAAAAACTGATTACAAGGGCTTAGACTATATTTCCAGTGGGCCACTTCCCCCGAACCCTGCTGAACTGGTCGCTTCGAACAGGATGCGTGAATTATTAAAAACTGTCAACGAACATTACAGTCACGTTATCCTTGATGCTCCTCCTTTTCAAGGATTTGCCGAAATCCTAGTACTTGCTAATATGGTGGACGGTCTTATCCTTATTACTGTTGAAGGAGATACTCCCCGTGACGGGGTGAAACATTTCCGACGCTCTGTTTTAAATGTCAACGGCAAAATCCTTGGTACTATTGTTAACAAGACAGGACTGCAAAAGGGCTACGGAGCATACAGTAAGTACAGTTATTACGCATACCATTACGATTATAACTATGGCGATTCCGGTAATAACGGGTAACTCTTTTTTTTGTGGGAAGAGATCTCCCGGTGCCCCGCTTTCCAAATACTTGCAGTATAGGTTATAGAAATCAATCATGCTTAGTTAACCTTCCCTCTCGCAGAAAGGGGAGGACTCCTTGTTTATGCGGACTTACACCCTATTGCGCTTTCTTCTCTTTTTCGGCTTAATTGCCCTGACGCTCTATCAGTTGCGGGTTGCTATCGTTGCGCAAACCGCATACAGCAATATTGCCGTAAACAAAGCTATCAAAGAATACCAGAGCGAACCACGTCTCTTGGTTGAGTATAGCAAAGAAAATATCCTTCAAGGAGACCACGGAAACGCCAAAAAATGGCTTCAGAAAGCCTTGCGTGCCAATCCTGTCTATATACCGGCTTGGCTGACCTTAGCTGAGCTGGAAAACGACACCGGAAACACCACTCGCTCTCTTGAAATACTCGAATATCTTAACGGCTTAATGCAGGGCGTTCTTCGCTGGCACTGGGAAAAAGCAATGCTGGCCTATCTTCTGGGGAAAGAGGATATTCTCAAAGCTGATCTTTCCTGGCTTCTGCAGCAAGAAAATCTCAGCGGGCAAACAAGAAAAAAAGTGCTTAACTTTGTTTTTTCTCTCTGGCCGGAACCGGCAGAGCTGCTGCAAGAAATGGGAAACGAAAACTCTGTACCGCTCTTTCTTCATGCCGTACGAGCAAAAGAGCTTGATGTTGCGATTTTTCTCTGGGAAAAAATTGATCAGACCCAGCTTGAAGCAAAGGAAATCCTTCGATATATCAATCTGCTCATAAAAAATAAAAAAACTGAAATAGCTGCATTAATCTGGAAAAAACATTACCCGGCGGATAATCTCCTCTATAACGGTAATTTTTCTAGTCCTCTGGTCAAAGGAGGCTTTGGTTGGCGTATTTGGCGGCCCGAAGAGTTTGAAGTTGAGGTGCAAAATCAGGGTGTGAAAAAAACAGCCCTGCATCTTCGGTTCAATGGAGAAACAAATATTCATTTTCGTCATGCAAGACAACTTGTTCCACTCTCAGCAGGACAACATTTTACACTCACTGGCGAGCTGCGGAGCAAGGAGATGACAACTGATCAGCGTCCCTTTATTGAGGTAGCAGGACGAGATTGCTCCCTGAGATCTGCAACAGAGATGGTCGAACCGGATCAGGACTGGACTCCATTCTCTCTGAGCTTTACGCTTCCTGATGACTGTCATCAAGGAGTTGAAGTACGCATCCGTCGCCTTCCCAGTAAAAAAATCGATAGCCTTATCAGCGGCGACCTTTGGGTTACCAACCTCTCTCTACAGAACGCACCTCCTCCTACGCTCCAATAATGCAGGCCGAAAATCTTCTTATCCAAAAAATCGCATCTCGTCCTTCCACAGAAGAACTTCTTTTCTTTATTGCTGAAGACGAAGCCATCACTTCAGCCTGTTCAACGTTACAAAAAAAAATAGCTGGCAACAACAAAAAGGAGCTCGAAAAAATTAATGCCCTTTGCCACAAATATCATATATCTCTTGTTTATCTTACTCGTGAACTCAATCATATCCAAAATATTTTTGCGCCACAGGAAAGCATTAGTGATGATCACAAACTCCTCGGTCTTCAAGCAGGAGCCAGTATTGCTGAGGTAAAGCAGGCCTACCGCAGACTCAGTATCAAATATCATCCTGATACCTCCAATAAAAAAAACACCGCCAAGTTTATCGAAATTACCAAGGCCTACCAACGCATTATAACCCGTACTGATCATAAGAAGGGCACTGCCGCTCCTTCCCCATCAGCTTGGAGGTACCGAAAAAATACTCCTCCCCCACCTCAGCAGAGGAAAAAAAAATATATCTATCTCCTTTCATTAGTTACAGGAGCTATCGTCCTTGTTATCGTGGGCATTTCAATTAACTATCAAAAGCGTGCCATGCTGAAAAATATCAGCAAGATTGCCACCAAGCCCTCTCCCGCAAAGCCACTGGCAAAAAAAACTCCTGTAATCGTCAAGGAGCAATCAACCGAAACTCATGTACCTGCATCAAGCAAGACCGATGTTACACCTCAAGCCATAGAGCTGGAACAACTCCCTCGTCCCACGAACAAAATATCAGAACTAACATCGCAGCAAATTCTTCAGGATGAAGTAGCGGTTGTCCCGCTCACGCCTGCAAGCATAAATCATGCTGAACCTCCCGCCCCTGATATGAAAATCGAGGATGAAGTCGAAAAGTTGAGTAGATCAATCTCCTTTTCTGAGAGCCAGTTCGGTGAAGAAAAATCGTCCACCACACAAGAATCTGACCAGATGGCCCCCCGGTCCATCGTACCTCTGGAAAAACATAATGATCTTTTTTCAGATATTCTCGAACAAGAAAAAACCGCCGAAGAAAAAATAAAGGCTACACCTCCAGGAGCAGCACAGCAAACCTCAAAACAGAAAGAAACTAGCTCTCTTTTTTCCCAGGCACGTTATCAGAAGGCTGTAATTATCAAACCAAAGAAGAAAAAAAAAAAATCAGCCTTAACAGCGAATAACGATCAAAAGCACCAGGGCTTGTCGACACAAGATTCTCTCCGCCAATTTGTTAAGAACTATACAACTGCCTACATGAGCAGGGATATCGGAAAATTCGCTCGGTTTTTCACAAAAGGGGCTCTAGAAAACGGCAAGCCTTTCAGTGAGATGCGCGAAAAATACAAACAACTTTTTAATACAACCCAATCCATAGATTATCGCATTGATATCCTGAACACCGATGTACAGAAGGAAGGAGATACTGTTACTCTGACTGGACGATTACATGTGCAGCTGATCTATAATCCAGATAAAATCAAGTCGAACACTGGAACACTCACCTTTTTCCTTGTCAAGGATAATAAAAGTTATAAAGTCAAAGCGATCACTTATACCATCGACCCTCAATGGTAGTTTATAGCAAGGATTCCATGTCATAATCTATAGCACATCTATAGCACATGTCGAACGAGTTGTGCAGAATCATCTGAAGTGCTCGTGTACACCTTTCTCATTTTCAAATGCTCAGCTATTCTCTTGACAAAGTCATCCTCGTCATCGCAATAAACGATTTGTCCTTGCAGGACCAATCGGTATTCATCG includes:
- a CDS encoding response regulator, translating into MSARKLLIVDDSPTELKLITDVFNTPEYNVVTASDGEAGVEMAIAEKPELIILDVVMPKMNGFQACRKIKSIPELENIPVILLTSKNQKSDEFWGKKQGANVYLTKPFNTDQVLEAVTQLLS
- a CDS encoding response regulator — protein: MKKVLLVDDDEMIHEIVDSTLGDYRKIFQISHAYDIKEAVRQVDRGDISLVITDLVMPGGDGFQLLSYIQKKHSDIPRIVITSYDLPELKTRLMGKAFQVFKKPLASEELADAIIRGLKTQQKKGDLGKFSVVGIVQLMETEETTCRLDVHNCGEHQDIDHCIENKCPEYKGSLFLVQGKIYDAVCGKLIGEEAVLKLLSMEGVQVSSCTLKADVVRRVHKSNQNLLINAMIQKDNQGDDVEPDTVPRQELLDEGIKLCERLELKKAQKKLMDFVRDNRQSAQGWLWLSRSLTELPKIKKALGEAYKCSPKEPHILEDVEKARLFVGSGKIIRCPFCYAPMEQHAVFCPYCRSNALSDSSTLSQIDPYKVERKMVQQAAKRFERVLADEVNPRLLYYAGTAYLNLNDFEKALTYFDLLLPIVQVESKYKKVSGQVSEIVEYIASNLKQESGESEAKNSWHEQKERKEKRLITNRSSCKTILVVEDSPTTRKVIKMTLTSGAFRVVEAADGVEALSRLNEERPDLVLLDIMLPKIDGYRVLSILKKNSDTRDIPVVMLTSKNRIIDKVKGRLSAASAYLTKPFKPTELIDMVNSIIVKDGANAEPPAEPPAD
- a CDS encoding polysaccharide biosynthesis tyrosine autokinase, with the translated sequence MNQPQSNDSERQIIIGPARGHQNLPSVDYQESVAPMEDEEIHLRDYLDVLIRRKWVVFLCLLFIFSATTLFTLTSTPLFQGKGTLKASASQGQVTSFEDTQTNVLKSMEFQQTQVNLLESEQLSLRLIDKLDLLNNPFFNKDIKSGQSDDASFASLVQLTLSSIRNFIRFSSEANNSLDEEGKNRLLTDDAVKKLQDDLKISPVRNSELIELSFESPDPQLSAAVVNTAMEEFVQMLMDTNIESSQTAAQFLEKGILAAQIKLEKSEKELNNFSRQAGLVSMDPKLNLIMRQLEELNDALAKARAERIGKESLYQQAISKENQNLPQILQDDLIKNLKAEYSLLAGEYEDLSTTFKPAYPKMRQLQAKINDIKGRLREEKLFIIESIKNDYEAARKKQEYLEVQAQEQKKRAIELNDKATQYKILLRETESNKNIYETLLQRAKEIEATVGSAVTNINIVDRSRVPLYPSSPKVARNLLLGLLLGLFAGIGLAFLLEYFDDTIKSPEELIERFHIPVLGLIPFDKECVNKRKDMALKSYTDPRSPVAESIRTAITSIDLSAAGHPPKTILVTSILPGAGKSSLSTNTALSYLSSGDNCLIIDVDLRKPSLHRVFDAERKGEGLSSVLSGISTLKEVIQKTDYKGLDYISSGPLPPNPAELVASNRMRELLKTVNEHYSHVILDAPPFQGFAEILVLANMVDGLILITVEGDTPRDGVKHFRRSVLNVNGKILGTIVNKTGLQKGYGAYSKYSYYAYHYDYNYGDSGNNG
- a CDS encoding O-antigen ligase family protein, producing the protein MLAVLFSQSRGGIISMILILSMLLATLPVSPKNKLLLSGFFVLFTISYGSIIGFTSVLERFMLIQQGGQTRVNIWLSSLPMLRDHLLVGTGIGSYILLSAVYLKQFPENITFDRAHNDYLEFAIELGLPLALFFFCTLSVFLFLQIKKIWFYTKKKLYKLPSPTVISLVSIAAIIGFIIHGTVDFGWRLPANLLYFTTLFVLLQYGSQFPSHVAKNKS
- a CDS encoding nuclear transport factor 2 family protein is translated as MLKNISKIATKPSPAKPLAKKTPVIVKEQSTETHVPASSKTDVTPQAIELEQLPRPTNKISELTSQQILQDEVAVVPLTPASINHAEPPAPDMKIEDEVEKLSRSISFSESQFGEEKSSTTQESDQMAPRSIVPLEKHNDLFSDILEQEKTAEEKIKATPPGAAQQTSKQKETSSLFSQARYQKAVIIKPKKKKKKSALTANNDQKHQGLSTQDSLRQFVKNYTTAYMSRDIGKFARFFTKGALENGKPFSEMREKYKQLFNTTQSIDYRIDILNTDVQKEGDTVTLTGRLHVQLIYNPDKIKSNTGTLTFFLVKDNKSYKVKAITYTIDPQW
- a CDS encoding chemotaxis protein CheW, encoding MSNDMSGRVDSSSDLLELLRNIDQEITEAVLEYGDGLKSTSDDKQQEIGRHICFDLGDRRLALPLSLVVEVGELESVRPLPFLPEWVQGVTNIRGEIVSVTDVALYFNISKRSNRKKNRAVIVIYNGEVKTAVVVDRITATRMLYRKEETEEERKTEQIVLSGFLTGSAVYHSGEKEEVVQLFDGEQLLSSIRI
- a CDS encoding polysaccharide biosynthesis/export family protein → MATSSIFHLYLIHYIFSLSLYLNLFKMVFQKKILCLLVALIVMLCGCANEQFESNVELEDFTQQDDQLAKRTVEQNMFDSVLTAPPEEAESKLGPGDLLTVNVLESEELNTETRVSSRGHISLPILDQVDVLGLTAAEAEEKIEQLLKEKYLNDPHVSVFVKEKISDQITLSGAFTTPGNYDYISGRRLLDIIAVAQGVTADAAAIAYLSRKDNKNGGVKNYIIDLDALIKRGDMNYNVAIAGGDVIFVPEAGKCFIDGAVRKPGTYSLKGEMTITEAIVLAGGLTAYADNDKIKLIRYTGEGKRNIMSLSFSELQEGIGNSIKLQDQDVVYAESSTSGLLSTGLGFDLGFMGTGINYRNPSVDRRQ